One stretch of Estrella lausannensis DNA includes these proteins:
- the aroA gene encoding 3-phosphoshikimate 1-carboxyvinyltransferase, which yields MSIKVRKSKPAGSLLVPPSKSQTMRALLFGAAGNGISRVDAFLKSADTERMIYALKMFGADFSLSGESLEIKGTGGEWRGADDVIDVGNSGIMLRFLAAIAVNAPGYTVLTGDASIRKMRNMQELLSGITQLGGEAVSTRANGLAPVVIRGPLTNRRAKIRGVDSQPVSSLMIAAALQRGIFRIDVDEMGEVPWVELTAAWLKKAGAKVSLQGSSITVEMHSSFNSFDYRIGGDISSAAFPAAAALISGTEVELKGLQKDDGQGDIRFFQIIETMGAKVVWSPCGTTLKVCPGDLCGIEIDINDCIDAIAALSVIACYSKGKTVIRNAEAARFKECDRIGVLASELKKMGARIQTIDDGLVIEGGPLQGAVVNSHHDHRMAMAFIAAGLGADGETYVQETSCIEKTYANFPEEMRRMGADLKCV from the coding sequence TTGAGCATCAAAGTCAGAAAAAGCAAACCCGCAGGGTCGCTCCTGGTTCCTCCTTCGAAATCGCAGACGATGCGAGCCCTTCTGTTTGGAGCGGCAGGAAATGGGATCAGCCGGGTAGACGCTTTTCTTAAGAGCGCTGACACAGAGCGTATGATATATGCCCTAAAAATGTTTGGGGCGGATTTTTCCTTAAGTGGCGAGAGCCTGGAGATCAAGGGAACCGGGGGAGAGTGGCGGGGAGCCGATGATGTCATCGATGTTGGCAATTCCGGAATCATGCTGAGGTTTTTGGCAGCCATTGCGGTCAACGCGCCGGGTTATACGGTGCTAACCGGCGACGCCTCGATTAGAAAAATGAGGAACATGCAAGAGCTTCTGTCGGGGATAACGCAGCTGGGTGGAGAAGCCGTTTCAACGAGAGCGAACGGCCTAGCTCCCGTCGTTATCAGAGGGCCTTTGACGAATAGGAGGGCCAAGATCCGTGGTGTCGACTCCCAGCCAGTCTCTTCCCTCATGATTGCAGCGGCTCTGCAGAGGGGGATTTTCAGAATCGATGTCGATGAAATGGGAGAGGTGCCGTGGGTGGAGCTGACAGCCGCCTGGCTTAAAAAGGCCGGGGCAAAGGTCTCTTTACAGGGCAGCTCAATTACTGTAGAAATGCACAGTTCTTTTAATTCGTTTGACTATCGGATCGGTGGTGACATCAGCTCTGCGGCATTTCCTGCAGCGGCGGCTCTTATCAGTGGTACCGAAGTTGAGCTAAAAGGTCTTCAAAAAGACGATGGCCAAGGAGATATCCGATTCTTTCAGATCATAGAAACGATGGGCGCTAAGGTGGTTTGGAGCCCCTGTGGAACAACTCTTAAGGTTTGCCCCGGAGATCTTTGTGGCATTGAAATTGATATCAACGATTGCATCGACGCAATCGCAGCGCTGTCGGTCATTGCCTGTTACAGCAAGGGTAAGACGGTCATCCGCAATGCAGAAGCCGCCCGGTTTAAAGAGTGTGATCGCATTGGGGTGCTTGCAAGCGAACTCAAAAAGATGGGAGCTCGCATCCAGACAATTGACGATGGTCTTGTGATCGAAGGAGGCCCTCTGCAGGGAGCGGTCGTAAACTCCCACCACGATCATCGGATGGCGATGGCCTTTATCGCTGCCGGTCTTGGAGCAGACGGGGAGACTTATGTTCAAGAGACATCCTGCATAGAAAAAACGTACGCCAACTTTCCGGAGGAGATGCGTCGGATGGGCGCAGATCTCAAGTGCGTGTGA
- a CDS encoding shikimate kinase has translation MGLPRAGKTTFGKELASRLPFSFIDLDAEILRRVNSSAETCLTIKELYLKVGERAFRQMEEETLSCLDFSEEAVVSLGGGALISKINRELVKRCGRCIYLKIPETAWVARLQENPLVFVKEGCSEAVSALCKDRRCVFEELADFTIDWGSVSFDEAVIQAVCWLQSLTVSK, from the coding sequence ATGGGACTGCCCCGCGCAGGCAAAACCACATTTGGCAAAGAGCTCGCCAGCCGGCTCCCTTTTTCATTTATCGACCTTGATGCGGAAATTTTAAGAAGGGTCAATTCGTCAGCAGAGACTTGTTTGACGATTAAAGAGCTGTATCTGAAAGTAGGGGAGAGGGCTTTTCGACAAATGGAAGAGGAGACTCTTTCCTGTCTTGACTTTTCGGAAGAAGCCGTTGTGTCGCTGGGCGGCGGAGCGTTGATTTCAAAAATAAATCGGGAGTTGGTAAAGCGATGCGGCAGATGCATTTACTTGAAGATTCCGGAGACTGCATGGGTAGCGAGACTGCAAGAGAATCCTTTGGTGTTTGTAAAAGAAGGCTGCAGTGAGGCTGTTTCTGCGCTTTGCAAAGACAGAAGATGCGTATTTGAAGAATTGGCAGACTTCACCATCGACTGGGGATCAGTTTCTTTTGATGAGGCTGTGATCCAAGCGGTATGCTGGCTTCAATCCTTAACAGTCTCCAAGTGA
- the aroC gene encoding chorismate synthase: MASNTFGEVFKITSFGESHGPAIGLVIDGCPSGIDVSEQDFQSALEMRGGGSSPFVTARKEADTPRILSGVFGGKTTGAPIALVFDNGDTKSEHYEPIKDTLRPGHANFTYMEKYGVFDWRGGGRSSARETVCRVAAGVIADKILKAQGIDILSYLKKAEGKGMEESPCITEEGLEPWKKRRAESAVFCPEPLGDALIKQAVKQAVEEGDSIGGVVETIVYPLPPGLGEPVYQKVEARLAFAMLSIPASKGFEIGAGFMAASMRGSRHNDSFILKNDRIETETNNAGGTLGGITTGMPLVFRVAFKPTSSIKKEMKTVTLDARETVMKYPEGSRHDPCVAIRAVAVVEAMTKIVLADLLLMSRSSRI; encoded by the coding sequence GTGGCAAGTAACACTTTTGGCGAAGTTTTTAAGATTACATCTTTTGGAGAGTCACATGGACCGGCAATCGGTCTTGTGATCGATGGTTGCCCTTCGGGCATTGACGTCTCGGAACAGGATTTTCAATCGGCGCTGGAGATGCGTGGTGGAGGAAGCAGCCCTTTTGTCACTGCTCGCAAGGAGGCGGATACTCCCCGGATTTTATCGGGAGTTTTTGGCGGTAAAACGACAGGTGCACCCATTGCCCTTGTTTTTGACAATGGCGATACAAAATCGGAACATTACGAACCGATCAAGGATACATTGAGGCCGGGTCACGCAAATTTCACTTACATGGAGAAGTATGGCGTTTTCGACTGGCGGGGAGGTGGACGCTCCTCGGCTAGGGAAACAGTGTGCAGGGTAGCTGCCGGAGTTATTGCTGACAAGATCCTGAAAGCCCAGGGAATTGACATTTTGTCTTACCTGAAAAAGGCGGAAGGAAAAGGAATGGAAGAGAGTCCATGCATTACCGAAGAAGGGCTCGAACCGTGGAAAAAAAGACGGGCGGAGAGTGCGGTTTTTTGTCCTGAACCGCTTGGAGACGCTTTGATTAAACAGGCTGTCAAGCAAGCTGTCGAAGAGGGAGACTCTATCGGAGGTGTTGTGGAGACAATCGTTTATCCCCTTCCACCGGGGCTCGGAGAGCCTGTTTATCAAAAAGTGGAGGCGCGGCTTGCCTTCGCAATGCTCTCGATTCCTGCCAGCAAAGGATTTGAGATTGGCGCCGGATTCATGGCAGCTTCCATGCGCGGTTCCAGGCACAATGATAGCTTCATTTTGAAGAACGACAGAATCGAGACGGAGACCAACAATGCAGGAGGCACTCTGGGTGGAATCACGACAGGTATGCCGCTCGTCTTCAGAGTGGCCTTCAAGCCTACTTCCAGCATCAAAAAGGAGATGAAGACAGTGACATTGGATGCCAGGGAAACCGTCATGAAATACCCTGAAGGATCGAGACATGATCCGTGCGTTGCCATTAGGGCGGTCGCGGTGGTGGAGGCAATGACAAAAATTGTACTTGCCGACCTGTTGCTCATGAGCCGCTCCTCGAGGATATGA
- the aroB gene encoding 3-dehydroquinate synthase, whose amino-acid sequence MLSSEVVFTEERNASKEAARFARSLQKKVAIISDACVAGLYAPDLMEALIQDGVEANLFTFPAGEEHKSRLTKERLEDAMFSAGLTRDTLLFALGGGVTLDLAGFVAATYCRGIPLVMIPTTLLAMVDAAHGGKNGVNASSGKNLIGSFHLPQKILVDPFYLHSEPLFQIASGLAEMLKVALLFHPDLFFRLQSIALGFSDAALPAIASNIPAAIALKEYVVKQDLHDNGMRHLLNFGHTIGHALESALDYRIPHGLAVLLGMQLESRISTRMGILPPEDLKVIEEAVSPLLKVYRHNLEGLSFEKIQRPLYLDKKNKGEGVKMVLLKTIGAALEDKGCFSHPVELSLVREETDAFFLAIDASERNGRVFSALEPVL is encoded by the coding sequence ATGCTATCTTCAGAAGTGGTTTTCACAGAGGAGAGAAACGCGTCAAAGGAAGCTGCCCGTTTCGCACGTTCTCTCCAAAAAAAAGTAGCCATCATTTCCGATGCGTGTGTGGCAGGTCTTTACGCTCCTGATTTAATGGAAGCGCTGATTCAAGATGGCGTTGAAGCCAATCTGTTTACCTTTCCGGCGGGAGAGGAGCATAAATCGCGCTTGACGAAAGAGCGTTTGGAAGACGCGATGTTTTCAGCCGGCCTGACAAGAGATACTCTTCTTTTCGCTCTTGGTGGAGGTGTCACTTTGGATTTAGCGGGTTTTGTTGCCGCTACCTACTGCCGCGGCATCCCCCTTGTGATGATTCCGACCACCCTTCTTGCTATGGTGGATGCAGCCCATGGAGGTAAGAACGGTGTTAATGCCTCGTCTGGAAAAAACCTGATCGGCTCATTTCATCTTCCTCAAAAAATTTTGGTAGATCCCTTTTATTTGCACTCAGAGCCACTATTTCAGATTGCATCCGGCCTTGCTGAAATGTTGAAGGTGGCTCTACTGTTTCACCCCGATTTATTTTTTCGTCTTCAATCCATCGCGCTCGGCTTTTCCGATGCGGCCCTCCCTGCCATCGCGTCGAACATTCCAGCCGCGATCGCCCTCAAGGAGTATGTTGTTAAGCAAGATCTGCATGACAACGGAATGAGGCACTTGCTCAACTTCGGGCATACGATCGGCCATGCGCTTGAGTCCGCGCTCGACTATCGCATTCCGCATGGACTCGCGGTACTGCTGGGGATGCAGCTTGAGAGCCGTATATCCACCAGAATGGGAATTTTACCCCCTGAAGACCTTAAGGTCATCGAAGAAGCTGTATCTCCTCTCCTGAAAGTATACCGACACAATTTGGAAGGTTTGAGTTTCGAAAAGATTCAACGCCCTCTCTACCTTGATAAGAAGAACAAGGGAGAAGGAGTCAAAATGGTGTTGTTAAAAACAATTGGCGCAGCACTAGAGGACAAAGGCTGCTTTTCGCATCCCGTGGAGCTTTCGCTTGTTCGAGAAGAGACGGATGCTTTTTTTTTGGCAATCGATGCTTCAGAAAGAAATGGCCGGGTCTTCAGCGCCTTGGAGCCCGTCTTATAA
- a CDS encoding GNAT family N-acetyltransferase: protein MFPYPRSILKQKNRGIGRNLMMNVLRQIPDCRKIALSTRVSNKKAISAYQHWGFTPVAGTMESWANLEYIVE, encoded by the coding sequence GTGTTCCCTTATCCGCGATCCATCCTGAAGCAGAAAAACCGAGGAATCGGCAGAAATCTGATGATGAACGTCTTAAGACAGATTCCGGACTGCAGGAAAATCGCACTGTCGACGCGCGTCTCAAACAAAAAAGCAATCAGTGCTTATCAGCATTGGGGATTTACTCCCGTTGCCGGCACAATGGAGTCTTGGGCCAATCTGGAGTATATTGTAGAGTAG
- a CDS encoding HAD family hydrolase, giving the protein MVHFKARSLIFVLLLSFQAAAAFADPLPSWSNGPIKEAILQFVRGVTDKSGKDYVPESERIAVFDQDGTLWVEQPLYPQQYFALERIKEMSGKDPVQKKKQADDLEVKNDVKESEIEAIVSKIHAGMTIEDFQDAVKGWLQTARHPRYKRAFTDLVYEPMLEVIRLFKANGFKVYIVSGGGQEFMRSYAEKVYGIPPEQVIGTAGRVKYEYEGGVPVLRRKPAILFVDDKEGKPEAINLMVGRRPIAAFGNSDGDKQMLEWTGNNPGPHLEVLISHDDEHREYSYGADSKIGTFSEGLKTEAGLKGWKVVSMKKDWRRIFRWEGSSRPTGEGDRPRQG; this is encoded by the coding sequence ATGGTGCACTTCAAAGCCCGCTCACTCATTTTCGTTTTGCTGCTGTCGTTTCAGGCTGCTGCCGCCTTCGCTGATCCGCTTCCTTCATGGAGCAATGGGCCGATCAAAGAGGCCATATTACAGTTTGTCCGGGGAGTGACAGATAAGTCTGGAAAGGACTATGTACCAGAGTCTGAGCGCATCGCTGTTTTCGACCAGGATGGCACCCTATGGGTTGAGCAGCCTCTCTACCCCCAGCAGTATTTTGCTTTGGAGCGGATCAAAGAGATGAGCGGCAAAGATCCGGTGCAGAAAAAAAAGCAGGCAGATGATTTGGAAGTGAAGAACGACGTGAAGGAGTCTGAGATTGAAGCCATTGTGTCCAAGATACATGCCGGGATGACAATCGAGGACTTTCAAGACGCGGTTAAAGGTTGGCTGCAAACGGCCCGTCATCCCCGCTACAAGAGAGCTTTTACGGATCTTGTATATGAGCCTATGCTGGAGGTGATTAGGTTGTTTAAGGCCAATGGCTTTAAAGTTTACATCGTTTCAGGCGGCGGGCAGGAGTTCATGAGGTCATATGCCGAGAAAGTTTACGGCATACCACCGGAACAAGTGATCGGAACCGCAGGCAGGGTAAAATACGAGTACGAAGGGGGAGTCCCTGTGCTGCGCAGGAAACCCGCGATTCTTTTTGTCGATGATAAAGAGGGAAAGCCTGAAGCGATTAACCTGATGGTCGGCAGAAGACCTATCGCTGCTTTTGGCAATTCCGATGGAGACAAACAGATGCTTGAATGGACAGGAAATAATCCCGGACCCCATCTTGAGGTGCTTATCTCCCACGACGACGAACACAGAGAATATTCTTATGGAGCCGACTCAAAGATCGGCACTTTTTCTGAGGGGCTTAAAACAGAGGCGGGGCTCAAAGGCTGGAAGGTGGTCAGCATGAAGAAGGATTGGAGGAGGATTTTCCGCTGGGAGGGAAGCTCCCGTCCGACCGGCGAAGGTGATCGTCCAAGGCAAGGATGA
- a CDS encoding NfeD family protein: MLKLDHLNPVSYYQFFLTILVSLLALINPIAAEEQALYFNIEGSLTEATVDRFIKELHTSDPQKSNLIIRINSSGGSLKDTLKLAREIYTARRNNGLRVIIFIDGTSVGPSAILPFLSDEFYIASFATWGDIPLGNEQSVPSNILRSQVQSLIPAGDKSSILRTLAGAMVEPESGQKERKVIGQGEILALGIAKEISTANELLTRYSLDKKDTEAPQGYSVSTNLDAKLVKAIRIDPEKKGRIGYLEIIDHSSMISESTWLYVKSALAFFKKNKPDFLILKLDTPGGEVFAAQKIASALQEFDTQEGIPVVAYIDNWAISAGALIAYSCRFIYTTKDGSMGAAEPVTIGEGGKMESASEKVNSALRSEFANRARFFDRNPDIAEAMVDKDIILVERDGRVLKLANEEEIKKGGLNPDTVISPKGKLLTLNAEQMVEYAVADRMLLPEKTGTITEEEKASGKWPFEKMLLSHAPFFNQLKGAEVDAYRMDIKTRFFVLLASPVVSSLLMLGLIIGFYMEMSTPGFGIPGTLALTCLFLMILSNLSLEIASWLEVIFVVGGILMIALEVATLHSGGLLGMIGALFALIGLVGIMVPGLESVDYEFDTGTLNAAGEAVVFRLMWLMGTMVVAVVMMALLGRYLTPKLAAMTRLVLTGSEQEAAKGYVAGLSSDELPLVGESGVASTTLRPSGKVEVNGKLFDALSEGSYIEKGEEIVVSRLDGSSVIVIKREEV; this comes from the coding sequence GTGCTCAAGCTTGATCATCTAAATCCTGTCTCCTATTATCAATTCTTTCTCACCATCCTGGTGTCTCTTTTAGCATTGATCAATCCAATTGCCGCTGAAGAGCAGGCATTGTATTTCAACATAGAAGGTTCTTTGACGGAAGCTACCGTGGATCGCTTTATCAAAGAGCTGCACACTTCGGATCCTCAAAAATCGAACCTGATTATCCGCATCAACTCCTCCGGGGGGTCCCTCAAGGATACCCTGAAATTAGCGAGAGAGATTTATACAGCTCGCAGAAATAACGGACTGAGGGTGATCATTTTTATTGATGGGACAAGCGTCGGCCCGTCTGCCATACTTCCTTTTCTTTCTGACGAATTCTACATCGCATCGTTCGCTACCTGGGGAGACATTCCTCTTGGTAATGAACAGTCTGTGCCATCAAATATTCTCAGAAGTCAAGTTCAAAGCCTCATCCCAGCCGGTGATAAGAGCTCCATACTGCGAACTCTTGCCGGAGCGATGGTAGAGCCGGAGAGCGGACAAAAGGAAAGAAAGGTTATCGGTCAGGGCGAGATTTTAGCGCTCGGAATCGCCAAAGAAATCAGCACCGCAAACGAACTGTTGACACGATACTCCTTAGATAAGAAAGACACGGAGGCTCCTCAGGGTTATTCCGTCTCTACAAACTTAGATGCCAAGCTCGTGAAAGCGATTCGTATCGATCCGGAAAAAAAAGGGCGTATCGGCTATCTGGAGATCATCGATCATTCCTCGATGATCAGCGAATCGACTTGGCTTTACGTCAAGAGCGCCCTTGCTTTTTTCAAAAAGAATAAACCTGACTTTCTTATCTTGAAGCTCGATACCCCGGGCGGCGAGGTTTTTGCTGCCCAGAAGATAGCAAGTGCCCTTCAGGAGTTTGACACACAAGAAGGCATTCCTGTCGTGGCGTATATCGATAACTGGGCCATTTCAGCCGGGGCATTGATCGCCTATTCCTGCCGTTTTATCTACACGACAAAGGACGGGAGTATGGGCGCGGCGGAACCTGTGACGATAGGGGAAGGCGGAAAGATGGAGTCCGCATCAGAGAAAGTTAATTCGGCGCTGAGATCGGAATTTGCCAACAGAGCCCGTTTCTTCGACCGCAATCCGGATATCGCGGAAGCGATGGTTGACAAAGATATCATCTTGGTCGAGCGCGATGGAAGGGTACTCAAGCTTGCAAACGAAGAGGAGATCAAGAAGGGTGGACTTAATCCTGACACAGTGATTTCTCCTAAAGGCAAGCTGCTCACCTTAAACGCTGAACAAATGGTCGAATACGCCGTTGCCGACCGGATGCTGCTTCCTGAAAAAACAGGCACGATTACCGAAGAGGAAAAAGCATCCGGCAAGTGGCCCTTTGAAAAGATGCTGCTGTCGCATGCTCCATTTTTTAACCAGTTGAAAGGGGCAGAGGTCGATGCTTATCGCATGGACATCAAAACCCGCTTCTTTGTTCTTCTGGCCTCGCCTGTCGTCTCTTCCCTGTTGATGCTTGGACTGATCATCGGTTTTTATATGGAGATGTCCACTCCGGGGTTTGGAATACCGGGCACGCTTGCCCTGACTTGCCTTTTCCTGATGATCCTCTCCAATTTGTCTCTTGAGATAGCCAGCTGGCTGGAGGTGATCTTTGTTGTCGGAGGTATCCTCATGATCGCACTGGAAGTGGCAACTCTCCATTCGGGAGGTCTTTTGGGAATGATCGGTGCTTTGTTTGCTCTGATCGGTCTTGTTGGGATCATGGTTCCCGGTCTCGAAAGTGTCGATTACGAATTTGACACAGGCACTTTAAACGCTGCAGGTGAAGCTGTGGTCTTCAGGCTGATGTGGCTGATGGGCACGATGGTTGTGGCTGTTGTCATGATGGCCCTGCTCGGCAGATACCTTACTCCAAAGCTGGCTGCGATGACGCGCCTTGTCTTGACGGGCAGTGAACAGGAGGCGGCAAAGGGGTATGTTGCCGGACTTTCTTCAGATGAGCTGCCGCTTGTGGGCGAAAGTGGAGTTGCCTCCACGACGCTTAGACCGTCGGGAAAGGTGGAAGTAAATGGCAAGTTATTCGACGCTTTGTCGGAGGGCTCTTATATTGAGAAAGGAGAGGAGATTGTGGTCTCCCGATTGGACGGAAGTTCGGTCATTGTGATCAAGAGGGAGGAAGTCTGA
- a CDS encoding NfeD family protein has translation MGEALLLLFLGLISVAIEFFTPGGFFAVIGATLIITASVYAAVGTGSMLTGFLFFIISGALVLLLVFTMMRWLRQGRFRHSIYSSQNQEGFVASSWDKSLVGKKGLVATELRPGGHVRIEGKQYPAISQSGLMERGEAVEVIGGEGDTLLVKKV, from the coding sequence ATGGGAGAGGCACTCCTACTTTTATTCCTAGGTCTGATCTCGGTAGCGATCGAGTTTTTCACTCCTGGAGGTTTTTTTGCCGTCATCGGAGCGACGCTCATCATCACCGCCTCCGTTTACGCCGCAGTGGGCACGGGATCGATGCTTACAGGTTTTTTGTTTTTTATCATCTCCGGAGCGCTCGTCTTGCTGCTTGTTTTTACAATGATGAGATGGCTTCGGCAAGGACGTTTCCGCCACTCCATCTACTCTTCGCAAAATCAGGAAGGATTTGTCGCATCGAGCTGGGATAAAAGCTTAGTCGGCAAAAAAGGGTTGGTGGCAACTGAGCTGAGGCCGGGAGGACATGTGCGTATCGAAGGAAAGCAATATCCTGCCATCTCCCAAAGCGGTCTCATGGAAAGGGGAGAAGCTGTCGAAGTGATTGGCGGGGAAGGTGACACCCTCCTCGTTAAAAAAGTTTAA
- the floA gene encoding flotillin-like protein FloA (flotillin-like protein involved in membrane lipid rafts), with translation MEVYFLFIALSIIVIVLLSIMGKFISLWFQAFVSGTPIQLFNIIGMSLRKIPPRVIVNARINAYKAGLKQISVEDLETHFLAGGHVKEVVDAMIAADKANIVLDWRRATAIDLAGRDVREAIRTSVNPRVIDCPSHGGFITGVAKNGIQINVRARVTVRTNIAQLVGGATEETIIARVGEGIVGAIGGSDTHLQVMEAPQRISKLVLEKGLDSSTAFMILSIDIVEMVLGENVGAKLRADQAESDMRVARAEAEKRRAMAVAVKQENEAKVKDMEAKLVEAQAAVPLSMAKAFEKGNLGIMDYQRIQNVQADTEMRKSLSKPEKDEGIHPEGGR, from the coding sequence ATGGAAGTCTATTTTCTATTCATCGCGTTGTCGATCATTGTGATCGTGCTTCTTAGTATTATGGGTAAATTCATCAGTTTGTGGTTCCAGGCGTTTGTTTCTGGCACACCTATCCAGCTTTTCAACATCATCGGTATGAGCCTGAGGAAAATCCCGCCCCGAGTGATCGTCAATGCGCGGATCAATGCCTACAAAGCCGGCCTTAAGCAGATTTCGGTAGAAGATCTGGAAACACACTTCCTGGCAGGAGGTCATGTCAAGGAAGTAGTCGACGCGATGATCGCGGCAGACAAAGCCAATATCGTGCTCGACTGGCGCCGTGCGACAGCAATCGATCTTGCCGGCAGGGATGTACGCGAAGCGATCAGGACATCTGTCAATCCCAGAGTCATCGACTGCCCCAGCCACGGCGGGTTCATCACCGGCGTTGCTAAAAACGGTATTCAGATTAACGTAAGAGCAAGGGTTACAGTCAGAACAAACATCGCGCAGCTTGTCGGTGGTGCGACAGAAGAGACAATCATCGCACGGGTTGGCGAAGGTATTGTCGGAGCGATCGGCGGTTCAGACACCCATCTTCAGGTAATGGAGGCTCCTCAACGGATATCAAAGCTTGTGCTCGAAAAGGGGCTAGACTCTTCGACAGCGTTCATGATTCTCTCAATCGATATCGTCGAGATGGTGCTTGGCGAGAACGTGGGAGCTAAACTGAGGGCCGACCAAGCTGAATCCGATATGCGGGTCGCAAGGGCGGAGGCGGAGAAAAGGCGTGCTATGGCTGTTGCCGTCAAACAAGAAAACGAAGCTAAGGTCAAAGACATGGAGGCGAAACTTGTCGAGGCCCAGGCGGCGGTGCCTCTCTCGATGGCAAAAGCTTTTGAAAAGGGGAATCTGGGCATCATGGACTACCAGCGGATCCAGAATGTCCAGGCGGACACAGAGATGAGGAAATCACTTTCGAAGCCTGAGAAGGACGAGGGAATCCACCCGGAAGGAGGCAGGTAA
- a CDS encoding YggS family pyridoxal phosphate-dependent enzyme: MTEEYIDYWQLLASIDSIAAREGRNDEVRLIAVSKNQPVEKLLGLYKQGCRLFGESKVQEWVSKKEALPKDIEWHFIGTLQKNKVRKVVGEVSLIHSIDSLELAKKVAEVSVEKGVTSHILLEVNTSMEGTKHGFTEEEVMETYPQMQLLEGISVDGLMTIGPNTEDEGKIRRAFKNLREIKEKLEKAGKRLPHLSMGMSHDFQIALEEGATLIRVGTLLFGERTQKGG, translated from the coding sequence ATGACGGAAGAGTATATTGACTATTGGCAGCTCCTTGCCTCGATTGATTCTATCGCCGCGCGTGAGGGTCGAAATGACGAGGTAAGGTTGATTGCCGTCTCGAAAAATCAGCCGGTAGAGAAACTTCTTGGCCTGTATAAGCAAGGATGCCGCTTGTTCGGCGAAAGTAAGGTGCAGGAGTGGGTCTCCAAAAAAGAGGCTCTTCCCAAAGACATTGAGTGGCATTTTATTGGTACGCTGCAAAAAAACAAAGTCAGGAAGGTGGTGGGGGAGGTGTCTCTCATTCATTCCATCGATTCGCTTGAGCTGGCTAAGAAAGTGGCGGAGGTCAGTGTTGAAAAGGGGGTGACTTCGCACATTCTCTTGGAGGTGAACACCTCAATGGAGGGAACCAAGCACGGCTTTACGGAAGAGGAAGTGATGGAAACCTATCCGCAGATGCAACTTCTTGAAGGAATCTCGGTAGACGGGCTCATGACAATAGGGCCTAACACAGAGGATGAGGGGAAGATTCGAAGGGCATTTAAAAATCTACGAGAGATCAAAGAGAAGTTGGAGAAAGCCGGAAAGCGCCTTCCCCACCTATCCATGGGGATGTCTCACGACTTTCAAATCGCTCTGGAAGAAGGTGCCACCCTTATCCGTGTCGGGACACTTCTTTTTGGGGAAAGAACCCAAAAGGGTGGCTAA